CGGTCACTGGTGCTGGAGAAAATTGCCTGGAGATTGGGGAGAATGATGAACTCTCCATCCCGTTTGACCAGGCATTCAATGAAGTCGGGACGCCAACGCATGCCGACGCTGGGGGGCGGTTCGCTGGCGGAGTGCGCCAATGTCGTGACTTCGAACACCCGGTCCGTGCGAATGCCGGTCAGGGTGGTTTCGCCATCGAGATCAAGCTCAATGACGATGATACGGCTGTCGATGGTCGGCTCCGTCGCTTCCATGCCGAAGGCCAGCCGGATATCGGCCAGCGGAATGACCTTGCCGCGGAAGTTGATGACGCTGGAGACGAAAGGCTTTGCGCCGGGCACTTTGGTTTCCGGCAGGAGATCGATAATCTCCTGCACGGTGATGGCCTCAATCGCAAACGTCTCACCGTTCAGATTGAACGTCAGCACGGCGACTTCGTCGCGGTCCGCCCAGAAATGCTGGAAATCATGTTTGCCGGGTACGATGCTCATCCTGCTACACGCAATTGCGCCTCCTGCTGTTGGCCTGCGTTGACCAGATGCGTCACATCCAGGATCAGCGCGACACTGCCGTCACCCAGAATGGTCGCACCCGAGAAAGTCACGACGTCGTGGTGAAGCTTGGACATGGATTTGATGACGGTCTGGTGATCGCCAATGATCTGGTCGACCACCAGGCCGACGCGCTCATCGCCGGTCGAGATCACCACGACCTTCTGGAACGGATCAGGCTGCGTTCCCGTGCGGAACAGATCCCTGAGCCGTAGGAAAGGAACCAGACTGTCGCGCAGCGAAATGAAACTGCGGCCCCTGGAGCGCAGATCGTCCTCGATCGACAGTTCCAGGCATTCCTCGACCGCCGACAGCGGAATGACGTAGCAGCCAGTACCGACGCGCACCAAAAGACCGTCAATGATCGCCAGCGTCAGCGGAATGCGCAGGGAGACTTCCGAGCCCTTGCCGTTTTCACTGCGGATGTCGATCACCCCGCGCAGGGCCTCGACGGTTTTCTTCACCACATCCATGCCGACGCCACGTCCGGAAAGATTGGTGATCGTCTGGGCGGTGGAAAAGCCCGGCTGGAAGATCAGCTGCAACAATTCCTGGTCCATCAGCTGCTGGCCCGGCTGGATCAGCCCCGAGGATTCCGCCTTGGCCCGGACCCGGTCACGGTTGATGCCACGGCCATCGTCCTTGATGGTGATGATCACTTCGCCGCCGGATTGATGGGCCGACAGCACCACCTTGCCCGCCTTGTTCTTACCAGCCGCCAATCGTTCTTCCGGCGG
The Allorhizobium ampelinum S4 genome window above contains:
- a CDS encoding chemotaxis protein CheW; translation: MSIVPGKHDFQHFWADRDEVAVLTFNLNGETFAIEAITVQEIIDLLPETKVPGAKPFVSSVINFRGKVIPLADIRLAFGMEATEPTIDSRIIVIELDLDGETTLTGIRTDRVFEVTTLAHSASEPPPSVGMRWRPDFIECLVKRDGEFIILPNLQAIFSSTSDRIAASAAGLATN